In the Persephonella hydrogeniphila genome, one interval contains:
- a CDS encoding glucosaminidase domain-containing protein has product MKLSYIKFRIFLRRLTVREKVGIVVFFLFFLVSLFQAIRDIHQYRLIKEKPKFVFKKIDIIYKEIHRPTDIVPINCSAVVPVVYTKVISLKNLPVPVKKKKFIDMILPSVLIVNFEIKQNREFVKYIKKKLEEGKEILPEEEELIGELLEKYKADGLNELLTKLNVNPVSLVLAQAAIESGWGSSRFFVKANNLFGVWTFNKKHASKIKAKNADVYLKAYSNILESIKDYYDSINLGWAYRRFRLVRLQTDNPFLLTNHLEKYSILRQVYVQRLKSIIKANKLEKYDNCRISPDFIH; this is encoded by the coding sequence ATGAAGCTAAGTTATATTAAATTCAGGATTTTTTTAAGAAGGTTAACAGTCAGGGAAAAAGTAGGAATAGTTGTTTTTTTTCTGTTTTTTTTGGTATCTCTTTTTCAAGCTATTAGAGACATACACCAGTACCGACTGATTAAAGAAAAGCCAAAATTTGTTTTCAAAAAAATAGATATTATCTACAAAGAAATACATAGACCGACAGATATTGTACCTATCAACTGTTCAGCTGTTGTTCCTGTAGTTTATACAAAAGTTATTTCCTTAAAAAATCTTCCTGTTCCTGTTAAGAAAAAAAAGTTTATTGATATGATTCTTCCGTCTGTACTGATTGTAAATTTTGAGATTAAGCAGAACAGAGAATTTGTTAAATATATAAAGAAAAAATTAGAAGAAGGAAAAGAGATTCTACCTGAAGAAGAAGAGCTTATAGGTGAATTGCTTGAAAAGTACAAGGCAGATGGACTAAATGAGCTTTTAACAAAGCTTAATGTAAATCCTGTTAGTCTTGTTCTTGCACAGGCAGCTATAGAAAGTGGTTGGGGAAGTTCCCGTTTCTTCGTAAAAGCTAATAATCTTTTTGGTGTATGGACTTTTAACAAAAAACATGCATCTAAAATAAAAGCGAAAAATGCAGATGTGTATCTTAAAGCATACTCAAATATTCTTGAGTCTATAAAAGATTATTATGATAGTATAAATTTAGGCTGGGCTTACAGGAGATTTAGACTTGTGAGGCTGCAGACTGATAACCCTTTTTTGCTTACAAACCATCTGGAAAAATACTCTATACTGAGGCAGGTATATGTTCAAAGGCTTAAGAGTATTATCAAGGCTAATAAGCTTGAAAAATACGATAACTGCAGGATTTCTCCTGATTTTATCCATTAA
- a CDS encoding polysaccharide deacetylase family protein encodes MKNTITAGFLLILSINFQVFAGYATILIYHKFGEKKYPTTSVSMEDFKKQLEYLKKNNFNVIPLSKLIDYIQRKEKIPPKTVVITIDDGYRSTMRAYELLKKYRFPFTVFLYMEGVGRYPDYLTQEQIDILKNDPLVEFGNHSYSHKRFAFILKEMDIKEYKELIVKDTLKAEKRLKKMLGYVPKIYAYPYGEYTRPMIQVLRELGYIAMFTQDPQNVSEETPQWLIHRQPIVGSWAKMKHFIDVLNTEVLPVYKHSPDIGYIKKNPPEIWAKLKNINRYRNCGIYVSELGWIKAQKDKDRLFIKLDKPLKRWKNRIGITCWNRESGKKATFFWSIYNREGK; translated from the coding sequence TTGAAAAATACGATAACTGCAGGATTTCTCCTGATTTTATCCATTAATTTTCAGGTTTTTGCCGGTTATGCCACAATTTTGATCTACCATAAATTTGGAGAAAAAAAGTATCCTACTACTTCTGTATCAATGGAGGATTTCAAAAAACAGCTTGAGTATCTGAAAAAGAACAATTTCAACGTAATACCTCTCTCAAAGCTGATAGATTATATCCAGAGGAAAGAAAAAATCCCTCCCAAAACAGTAGTTATAACTATCGATGATGGATACAGATCGACAATGAGAGCCTATGAACTTTTGAAGAAGTATAGATTTCCCTTTACAGTTTTTCTGTATATGGAAGGAGTAGGAAGGTATCCAGATTACCTGACGCAAGAACAGATAGATATACTCAAAAATGATCCTCTTGTAGAATTCGGAAATCACTCCTACTCCCATAAAAGATTTGCTTTTATTCTAAAAGAAATGGACATAAAGGAGTATAAAGAGCTAATAGTAAAAGATACTCTAAAAGCCGAAAAAAGGCTGAAAAAAATGCTTGGGTACGTACCAAAGATATACGCATATCCTTATGGAGAATACACAAGACCTATGATACAGGTTCTAAGAGAGTTGGGTTATATAGCAATGTTTACTCAAGATCCCCAGAATGTTTCTGAAGAAACTCCACAATGGCTAATTCACAGACAACCTATAGTCGGTAGCTGGGCAAAGATGAAGCATTTTATAGATGTGCTGAATACAGAAGTTTTACCGGTTTATAAACACAGTCCTGATATTGGGTATATAAAGAAAAATCCTCCTGAGATATGGGCAAAACTAAAAAACATAAATAGGTACAGGAACTGTGGTATATATGTATCAGAGCTTGGGTGGATTAAAGCACAGAAAGACAAAGACAGGCTATTTATAAAACTGGATAAACCTTTGAAAAGATGGAAAAATAGAATAGGAATAACATGCTGGAATAGAGAAAGCGGTAAAAAAGCTACTTTTTTCTGGTCGATTTATAACAGAGAAGGAAAATGA
- a CDS encoding class II aldolase/adducin family protein — translation MKEIIKQIIFTGKVLYKEGLVNSHAGNISVRDNDTIYITKTGAMLGYLQEKDIIDVPVWKESEKDKIASSELIVHRAIYQKTDYTAIIHAHPVSAVALSFSIGEKFIPIDNEGKLFLGEVPVIAVEHPSGSPELAEALSNFFKENEKNVVIVKKHGSFVVHNNLNYALKLTSDLEFCSKVYILNASINNQLTK, via the coding sequence ATGAAAGAGATAATAAAACAGATAATATTTACAGGAAAAGTTCTGTATAAAGAAGGACTTGTAAACTCACATGCAGGAAATATCTCTGTAAGGGATAACGATACTATCTATATTACAAAAACAGGAGCAATGCTGGGGTATTTACAGGAGAAAGATATAATAGATGTTCCTGTATGGAAAGAATCTGAAAAGGATAAAATAGCCTCATCAGAACTGATAGTCCACAGGGCAATATATCAGAAAACAGATTATACCGCGATAATACATGCACACCCGGTAAGTGCTGTTGCTTTAAGTTTTTCTATTGGTGAAAAATTTATTCCTATAGACAACGAAGGAAAGCTTTTTCTTGGAGAAGTTCCTGTTATTGCTGTTGAACATCCAAGTGGATCACCAGAACTTGCTGAAGCATTATCGAATTTTTTTAAAGAAAATGAAAAAAACGTAGTCATTGTAAAAAAACACGGCTCCTTTGTAGTACATAACAACCTGAACTATGCCCTCAAGCTCACATCAGACCTTGAGTTCTGCTCAAAGGTTTATATTTTGAATGCCAGTATAAATAATCAATTAACTAAATAA
- the mfd gene encoding transcription-repair coupling factor → MKKIYGATGSYPEYYTVKHIQNASVITSSSKRAKLFFHDVSVYSDYFKKELNICYIPSEKDPLDIDSQIKRNFGIYNLLYNRNTIVIMDKEALDIPVRDMETFKRDCLVIEVGKEIDRDLFIQTLFRNGYIREEYPENEGEFSVKGGVISIHIPYSGIVEVDFFGDTVENIFLKSLIGTRKSLNKVGIFPLYDFPVINGDRINTQFDRQKSQSISSYIRNIFRIYVDIYNRDDGNLYFFSTGSNSEITTIEEAKNFETVKLPLRQSLVLKSEKKIFLTEKEKTLDLEFDPLKEGDYIIHEDYGIGIFRGIETRNIKGKTYDFMILEYADGEKIYVSYLHFGKIFKYKASGVVKLDKIGGTSWRNLKKKVKNSLKKVAKDLIKLYTERNKITRPPLNINDALIKQFEDSFPYVETPDQMKAIIDIKKDLSSNKPMERVICGDVGFGKTEVALRAVFISVLNGKQVAVLTPTTVLSYQHYRNFKKRLEPFGIKVENLSRLKSKKEIDIILEELESGKIDVVIGTHRILQEDVKFKNLGLLVIDEEHRFGVKAKEKIRHIKKDIDTLYLTATPIPRTLNMALSGLKNLSVIKTPPEGRVETKTFVSIHDENIIKKAISLELKRGGQVFYLHNRIETIQERAEFLKKMFPDASISTAHGKMKPKQIEKVILEFIQKKIDILVSTSIIETGIDIPTANTLIVERADLFGLAQLYHLRGRVGRGNIQAYCYLLVPPEITKDAQRRLDAILRLTRPGSGLKISIEDMQIRGAGNILGVEQSGHIKAVGYDFYIKLLQDVINEETGKKEKEPLIQVNFEAYIPEEFIPDSSERLNLYMTVSKAVDIEEIQQIKEYLSKFYSGLPDIFNLYLNIEKLKRAVKGKGITKIELGEPITHIYIDEENPPEPEIIDRLINSFKVSSISSDRISIFLDKKNIDLLTAIFLSQIENLTIKNSS, encoded by the coding sequence ATGAAGAAAATCTACGGAGCGACAGGATCATACCCTGAGTATTACACTGTAAAACATATACAGAATGCTTCTGTAATTACATCATCCTCTAAAAGAGCAAAGCTGTTTTTCCATGATGTATCTGTTTATTCAGATTATTTTAAAAAAGAGTTGAATATATGCTACATTCCCTCTGAAAAAGATCCCCTTGATATAGACTCCCAAATCAAAAGAAATTTTGGGATATACAATCTCCTGTATAACAGGAATACTATTGTCATTATGGATAAAGAGGCATTAGATATACCTGTTAGGGATATGGAGACTTTCAAAAGGGACTGTTTAGTTATAGAGGTAGGAAAAGAGATTGATAGAGATCTTTTTATACAAACTCTTTTTAGAAACGGATACATAAGAGAAGAATATCCAGAGAATGAGGGGGAGTTTTCAGTAAAAGGAGGAGTGATATCCATACATATCCCGTATTCAGGTATAGTAGAGGTGGATTTTTTTGGAGATACTGTGGAGAACATATTTTTAAAATCTCTTATAGGCACCAGAAAAAGCCTCAACAAAGTAGGGATTTTTCCTCTTTATGACTTTCCTGTAATAAATGGAGATAGAATAAATACACAGTTTGACAGGCAGAAAAGCCAGAGCATCTCATCATACATCCGGAATATTTTCAGAATCTATGTAGATATCTATAACAGAGATGACGGAAATCTTTACTTTTTTTCAACAGGTTCAAATTCAGAAATAACTACCATAGAAGAAGCAAAAAATTTTGAGACAGTAAAACTTCCTTTAAGACAATCCCTTGTCTTAAAATCAGAGAAAAAAATTTTCCTGACTGAAAAAGAAAAAACATTGGATCTTGAGTTTGATCCTCTAAAAGAGGGAGATTACATTATCCATGAGGATTATGGAATAGGAATATTCAGAGGGATAGAAACAAGAAATATAAAAGGAAAGACATACGACTTTATGATCCTTGAGTATGCAGATGGAGAAAAGATTTATGTATCATATCTACATTTTGGGAAGATATTCAAATATAAAGCCTCTGGGGTCGTAAAATTAGATAAGATTGGAGGAACTTCCTGGAGAAATCTAAAGAAAAAAGTAAAAAACTCTCTGAAGAAAGTAGCAAAAGATCTTATAAAGCTATATACAGAGAGAAATAAAATTACAAGGCCACCTTTAAATATAAATGACGCTTTGATAAAACAGTTTGAAGACTCTTTCCCCTATGTTGAAACACCTGATCAGATGAAAGCGATTATTGATATAAAAAAAGATCTGTCATCAAATAAACCTATGGAAAGGGTTATATGTGGAGATGTAGGATTTGGTAAGACAGAGGTTGCCCTGAGAGCAGTATTTATATCGGTATTAAATGGAAAACAGGTTGCCGTCCTTACGCCAACTACTGTTCTGTCATATCAACATTACCGAAACTTTAAAAAGAGATTAGAACCTTTTGGTATAAAAGTTGAGAATTTATCAAGACTAAAATCAAAGAAAGAGATAGATATCATATTAGAAGAGTTAGAGTCAGGAAAAATCGATGTTGTCATTGGAACACATAGAATTTTGCAGGAAGATGTAAAATTTAAAAATTTAGGGTTGCTTGTTATCGACGAAGAACACAGATTTGGAGTAAAAGCAAAAGAAAAAATAAGGCATATCAAAAAAGATATAGATACATTATACCTGACAGCCACCCCTATCCCACGAACTTTAAACATGGCATTATCCGGACTAAAAAACCTTTCTGTGATAAAAACACCTCCAGAAGGTAGAGTTGAAACAAAAACATTTGTTTCTATACATGACGAAAATATCATCAAAAAGGCTATATCCCTTGAGTTAAAACGAGGAGGGCAGGTTTTTTACCTTCACAACAGGATAGAAACAATACAGGAAAGAGCCGAGTTTTTGAAAAAAATGTTTCCCGATGCCTCAATATCTACAGCCCACGGAAAAATGAAACCAAAACAGATAGAAAAAGTTATACTGGAATTTATCCAGAAAAAGATTGATATACTTGTCTCCACCTCTATAATAGAAACGGGTATAGACATTCCGACGGCAAACACACTGATAGTGGAAAGAGCAGATCTCTTCGGTCTTGCCCAACTTTACCATTTGAGAGGAAGGGTCGGCAGGGGAAATATACAGGCATACTGCTATTTACTTGTACCTCCAGAAATAACAAAAGATGCCCAGAGAAGACTTGATGCTATTCTCAGACTTACAAGACCCGGTTCTGGATTAAAAATATCTATAGAAGATATGCAGATAAGGGGAGCTGGAAATATATTGGGGGTAGAGCAGAGTGGACATATCAAGGCTGTCGGCTATGATTTCTATATAAAACTATTACAGGATGTGATAAATGAAGAAACAGGCAAAAAAGAAAAAGAACCATTAATTCAGGTAAACTTTGAAGCTTATATCCCTGAAGAGTTCATCCCAGATTCATCTGAAAGACTTAACCTTTATATGACTGTGTCAAAAGCAGTAGATATAGAAGAAATTCAACAAATAAAAGAATATTTATCAAAGTTTTACTCCGGTCTTCCAGATATTTTTAATCTGTATCTAAATATAGAAAAACTAAAAAGAGCTGTAAAAGGAAAAGGTATAACAAAAATAGAATTAGGAGAGCCTATCACTCATATATATATAGATGAAGAAAATCCTCCTGAACCAGAGATTATTGACAGATTAATCAATAGCTTTAAGGTAAGCTCTATCTCTTCTGATAGAATATCTATATTCTTGGATAAGAAAAATATAGATCTGTTGACAGCTATATTCCTATCTCAAATTGAGAATTTAACCATAAAAAATTCTTCCTAA
- a CDS encoding phosphate-starvation-inducible PsiE family protein, protein MTDKIKKRFQSLIEPHKVYKRLGNFLEFLEDVIVLVLLILLFVLSIYALYDIYLGLAKEKIKVYDLIPKFIYLFILIELFRLTIVYLKERRIDTSLIVKTTLIAVLREIIIKAPHFKPWDYVGIGFLTLILALMYYVPKYIFVSEKEFELKRKQPYRLKTKRVVKSKRKE, encoded by the coding sequence ATGACGGATAAAATAAAAAAAAGATTCCAGAGCTTAATAGAACCACATAAAGTTTACAAAAGATTAGGGAATTTTCTTGAATTTTTAGAAGATGTTATTGTTCTGGTTCTCCTTATACTGCTATTTGTTCTCAGCATATACGCCCTTTATGATATATACTTGGGACTCGCAAAAGAAAAAATAAAAGTATACGACCTTATACCAAAATTTATATATCTGTTTATACTCATTGAGCTATTCAGACTTACAATCGTGTACCTGAAAGAAAGGAGAATAGACACCTCCCTTATTGTAAAAACAACTTTGATAGCTGTCTTGAGAGAAATAATAATTAAAGCACCTCATTTCAAACCGTGGGACTATGTGGGAATAGGATTTTTAACGCTTATTCTCGCCCTAATGTACTATGTCCCCAAATATATCTTTGTTTCTGAAAAAGAGTTTGAGCTGAAAAGAAAACAGCCCTACAGATTAAAAACGAAAAGAGTTGTAAAAAGTAAAAGAAAAGAATAA
- a CDS encoding lytic transglycosylase has product MKKLLTFLITLGLCGGTVKAEDNLNPEDVGIILSVALDSSKILNDPQFLKSKIDISIKVNLVEKSIIQDRIRFFKTKGIKRLSYYLDRGKKYIPVIKEIFKRYNIPDELIFLPIIESHFNIKARSPAGAAGLWQFMPQTARMYGLTINKWIDERYDVEKSTIAAALYLRDLYGIFDDWTLALASYNTGEGVIIRKINKYGGLNFWDIDEYLSRETRNYVPNFLASVAVIREILEKEHFDYSHSEFEILKVKKPVSLRYIASLIGVPVSYLKQLNPHLKKGVTPPYEGEYNIYIPNGYKETVKAALEKSPIEKYPAFVEYTVKRGDSLSKIAKKFGTTVSYLRKINNLEKTVIVAGSVLKVPSYIEAYPDYYDKVVDLSEDIIYTPKGIIYKIKRGDTLGKIARKFRVSVSALKRWNNIKGYIYPNQRIVIYKRVKYRNIGKSTVVKRNISYLKRKVKKRKPTFRYIFYRVKKGDSLLKISRKFDVSVKEIKKWNKLNSNIIRIGQKLTIIKRVNDG; this is encoded by the coding sequence TTGAAAAAATTACTAACTTTTCTAATTACTTTAGGGCTATGTGGGGGAACAGTTAAAGCAGAAGACAATCTTAATCCTGAGGATGTGGGGATTATTCTTTCTGTTGCCCTTGATTCATCTAAAATACTGAACGACCCTCAGTTTCTAAAGTCAAAAATAGATATATCCATTAAGGTAAATCTCGTAGAAAAGTCAATAATTCAGGACAGAATAAGATTTTTTAAAACGAAAGGAATAAAAAGACTTTCCTACTATTTAGATAGGGGAAAGAAGTATATACCGGTGATAAAAGAGATTTTTAAAAGATACAACATCCCTGATGAACTGATATTTTTACCTATCATTGAAAGCCATTTCAACATAAAAGCAAGATCCCCAGCAGGAGCTGCTGGTCTGTGGCAGTTTATGCCTCAGACAGCAAGAATGTATGGTCTTACTATAAATAAATGGATAGATGAAAGATACGATGTAGAAAAATCTACAATAGCTGCTGCTCTTTATCTTAGAGATCTTTACGGAATATTTGATGATTGGACTCTTGCACTTGCAAGCTATAATACCGGAGAAGGAGTTATAATAAGAAAGATAAACAAATACGGCGGTCTTAATTTCTGGGATATAGATGAGTATCTATCCAGAGAAACAAGAAATTATGTTCCAAATTTTCTTGCATCTGTTGCCGTAATAAGAGAAATACTTGAAAAGGAACATTTTGATTATTCCCACTCAGAGTTTGAAATTCTCAAGGTTAAGAAACCAGTATCCCTCAGATATATAGCCTCTTTAATTGGAGTACCGGTTTCTTATCTGAAACAGTTAAATCCGCATCTTAAAAAAGGTGTGACCCCACCTTACGAAGGAGAGTATAACATTTATATTCCAAACGGCTATAAAGAGACTGTGAAAGCCGCTTTAGAAAAATCCCCTATAGAAAAGTATCCTGCCTTTGTAGAGTATACTGTTAAAAGGGGAGATTCCCTTTCAAAAATAGCTAAGAAGTTTGGAACAACAGTTTCTTATCTGAGAAAGATAAACAATCTTGAAAAAACCGTGATAGTGGCTGGCTCTGTTTTAAAAGTTCCTTCTTATATAGAAGCGTATCCTGACTATTATGATAAAGTAGTAGATTTATCGGAAGATATAATTTATACACCAAAAGGGATAATATACAAAATAAAAAGAGGAGATACCCTCGGAAAGATAGCAAGGAAATTTAGAGTTTCTGTATCTGCACTGAAAAGATGGAATAACATAAAGGGTTATATATATCCAAATCAAAGGATTGTTATATATAAGCGTGTAAAATACAGAAATATTGGAAAGTCTACTGTTGTAAAAAGGAATATCTCTTATCTAAAAAGAAAAGTAAAAAAAAGAAAACCAACTTTTAGGTATATTTTTTATAGAGTAAAAAAAGGAGATTCTCTCCTGAAAATATCAAGAAAATTTGATGTCTCTGTGAAAGAGATAAAAAAGTGGAATAAATTAAATAGTAATATAATAAGAATCGGGCAAAAACTTACTATAATAAAGAGAGTAAATGACGGATAA
- a CDS encoding radical SAM protein has protein sequence MKYIFGPVNSRRFGISLGIDLSPEVKSCNFDCLYCELERAKPVPRMRNEADTKEIIAEVKEYIRKNGYPDVITVTANGEPTLYPKLDALIDRLNYLKGNSKTLILSNGSTIKDKKMQEILSKFDIVKISLDAVDQKTFEKINRVLKGIYVKDIIEGLKEFRKIFKGELIVEILLVRYINDSIDNILKTAEILKDIKPDRVDLGTVDRPPAYRVYPLSDEELFNIARFFDGLNINVISRGKDSIEEKISLSEEQIIKTIKRRPYTYQDIQNIFDDKTVQKVQKLIKEGILKETRTQKEIFITT, from the coding sequence GTGAAATATATTTTCGGTCCAGTTAACTCAAGAAGATTTGGAATCTCTTTAGGTATAGATCTTTCTCCAGAAGTAAAATCATGTAATTTTGATTGTCTATACTGTGAATTGGAAAGAGCTAAACCTGTTCCTAGAATGAGAAATGAAGCTGATACAAAAGAGATAATTGCCGAGGTTAAAGAATATATCCGTAAAAACGGATATCCAGATGTTATTACTGTTACAGCAAATGGAGAACCTACACTGTATCCAAAACTTGATGCTCTTATTGACAGACTTAACTATCTGAAGGGAAACTCTAAAACCCTTATACTGTCAAATGGTTCTACTATAAAAGACAAAAAAATGCAGGAAATACTCTCAAAGTTTGATATTGTCAAGATATCCCTTGATGCTGTAGATCAGAAAACATTTGAAAAGATAAATAGAGTTTTAAAAGGAATTTATGTAAAAGATATTATAGAAGGTCTTAAAGAGTTCAGAAAAATTTTTAAAGGTGAGTTAATTGTAGAGATTTTACTTGTTAGATATATCAATGATTCAATAGATAACATATTGAAAACGGCAGAAATTCTTAAAGATATCAAACCAGATAGAGTAGACTTAGGAACTGTTGATAGACCTCCTGCTTACAGGGTGTACCCTTTATCAGATGAAGAGCTTTTTAATATAGCAAGATTTTTTGATGGACTTAATATAAACGTTATAAGTAGAGGAAAAGATAGTATAGAGGAGAAAATATCTTTGTCAGAAGAACAGATTATCAAAACTATAAAAAGAAGACCCTACACATATCAGGATATACAAAATATTTTCGACGATAAGACAGTACAAAAAGTGCAAAAGCTCATAAAAGAGGGCATCCTAAAAGAGACAAGAACACAGAAAGAGATTTTTATCACAACTTGA
- a CDS encoding DUF2267 domain-containing protein, translating to MNFEKYVQKGNLFLKELAEELGVPQDKDRAGRILRAVLHALRKRLTPEEYLDLVAQLPMCIKAIAVDGWRLHESPDKSIKHIEDLIHAVMEEDRRTAPRDLGNEEHAKEAIKAVIRVIKRHVSDGEIQDVEAELPKQLKQFIEEA from the coding sequence ATGAACTTTGAAAAGTATGTCCAAAAAGGAAATCTCTTTCTAAAAGAACTTGCTGAGGAACTGGGGGTGCCACAGGATAAAGACAGAGCAGGAAGAATTCTAAGGGCAGTTCTCCACGCTTTAAGAAAAAGATTGACTCCAGAAGAATATCTGGATCTGGTTGCACAACTTCCTATGTGTATAAAAGCTATTGCTGTTGACGGCTGGAGACTTCATGAATCTCCAGACAAATCTATCAAGCATATCGAAGATCTGATACACGCCGTTATGGAGGAAGATAGAAGAACAGCTCCAAGAGACCTTGGAAATGAAGAACATGCGAAAGAAGCAATAAAAGCTGTCATCAGAGTGATAAAAAGACATGTATCAGACGGCGAAATACAGGATGTAGAGGCTGAACTTCCAAAACAACTTAAACAGTTTATAGAAGAAGCCTAA
- a CDS encoding aldo/keto reductase gives MNYKKFDNLNLSEIGIGTYLGSSDDITDNNYYETIQEGISRGINVIDTAINYRNMRSEAVIGRVLKETEREKVYLSTKGGYIPVPYYIDEDPTQWFKKEFVETGIVSPSDITQTGNILSREYIEWSFNKSLENLATDYIDIYFIHNPEDQLLKFDRETFYKKLRSVFELLEEKVREKKLKFYGLATWNGFRVPPEHQQFLDLSEIYKIALEVGEDKHHFRFIQFPYNIAMIEAYNLKNQTVNGEKFSTIEAAKKLDIYTYISSPTMQGRLIRAVSPDVLKKFKVSKPVHIPIQFVRSTAGVGTVLIGMSKKEHLIENLEIEDIPPLSPEEIDIMINSR, from the coding sequence ATGAATTATAAAAAATTTGATAATTTAAATCTGTCTGAAATCGGTATCGGAACTTATCTGGGAAGTTCAGATGATATAACTGATAATAACTACTATGAAACAATTCAGGAAGGAATCAGTAGAGGGATTAATGTAATTGATACAGCTATAAATTACCGAAATATGAGAAGTGAAGCTGTAATAGGAAGAGTACTGAAAGAAACAGAAAGAGAAAAAGTTTATCTCTCTACAAAAGGAGGTTATATTCCTGTTCCTTATTACATCGATGAAGATCCTACCCAATGGTTCAAAAAAGAGTTTGTGGAGACAGGTATAGTTTCTCCATCTGATATAACACAGACGGGAAATATCCTTAGTAGAGAGTACATTGAGTGGTCTTTTAATAAAAGTCTCGAAAATTTAGCTACAGATTATATAGATATCTACTTTATTCATAACCCAGAAGACCAGCTTCTGAAGTTTGATAGAGAGACATTTTATAAAAAGTTAAGATCTGTTTTCGAATTATTAGAGGAGAAAGTTAGAGAAAAAAAGCTAAAGTTCTATGGTCTTGCTACATGGAACGGATTTAGAGTGCCTCCAGAACATCAACAGTTTTTAGATTTATCAGAGATTTATAAAATTGCACTGGAAGTAGGTGAGGATAAACATCACTTCAGGTTTATACAGTTTCCTTATAACATAGCTATGATAGAGGCATATAATCTAAAAAATCAAACAGTAAACGGTGAAAAATTTTCTACTATTGAAGCTGCAAAAAAGCTTGATATATATACATATATAAGCTCTCCAACAATGCAAGGAAGATTAATAAGAGCTGTTTCACCGGATGTACTTAAAAAATTCAAAGTAAGCAAACCTGTTCACATCCCTATCCAGTTTGTGAGAAGTACTGCCGGTGTTGGAACTGTTCTTATAGGAATGTCTAAAAAAGAACATCTCATAGAAAATTTAGAGATAGAAGATATTCCTCCTTTATCTCCTGAAGAAATAGATATTATGATTAACTCAAGATAG
- a CDS encoding CPBP family intramembrane glutamic endopeptidase, with the protein MYSLLCIFLFLGKEHFIFYYLSSIVLLIPVLFYNLESFGFLKFKGFIYGIVSSLLFLPFITLSVSDLRFFPQAFSEEIFFRGYIQNELSKKSGIHLSIFITSFLFTIPHFILNPSVLSVMVFFPSVVFGYLYYYSNSVWASSIFHFFSNLFFWQYLRPILS; encoded by the coding sequence TTGTATAGTTTACTGTGCATTTTCCTATTTTTAGGGAAGGAACATTTTATTTTTTATTATCTATCTTCTATCGTTCTACTGATACCTGTTTTATTCTACAATTTAGAAAGCTTTGGTTTTTTAAAATTTAAAGGTTTTATTTATGGAATAGTATCTTCACTGCTCTTTTTACCTTTTATAACTCTGTCTGTTTCTGATCTGAGATTTTTTCCTCAGGCTTTTTCGGAGGAAATATTTTTTAGAGGATATATACAGAACGAACTTTCAAAAAAATCAGGTATTCATCTATCCATCTTTATCACATCTTTTCTTTTTACGATTCCTCATTTTATCTTAAACCCATCTGTACTTTCTGTAATGGTATTTTTTCCTTCTGTTGTGTTTGGCTACCTCTATTACTATTCCAATTCTGTGTGGGCTTCATCTATATTCCATTTCTTCTCAAACCTGTTTTTCTGGCAGTATCTTAGACCTATCTTGAGTTAA